In a single window of the Arthrobacter zhangbolii genome:
- the rplL gene encoding 50S ribosomal protein L7/L12, whose amino-acid sequence MAKLTNEELIEAFKELSIIELSDFVKLFEETFDVTAAAVAVAGPAAGGAADAAEEKTEFDVILEAAGDKKIAVIKEVRALTSLGLKEAKDLVDSAPKAVLEGANKEAADKAKEALEAAGATVTVK is encoded by the coding sequence ATGGCGAAGCTCACCAACGAAGAGCTCATTGAAGCTTTCAAGGAACTGTCCATCATCGAGCTCTCCGACTTCGTGAAGCTCTTCGAAGAGACCTTCGACGTCACCGCTGCTGCTGTTGCAGTTGCAGGCCCCGCCGCCGGCGGCGCTGCTGACGCTGCTGAAGAGAAGACCGAATTCGACGTCATCCTCGAAGCTGCCGGCGACAAGAAGATCGCAGTGATCAAGGAAGTCCGTGCCCTGACTTCCCTGGGTCTGAAGGAAGCCAAGGACCTGGTTGACAGCGCTCCGAAGGCCGTCCTCGAAGGCGCCAACAAGGAAGCCGCTGACAAGGCCAAGGAAGCTCTCGAAGCTGCCGGCGCCACCGTCACCGTCAAGTAG
- the rpoB gene encoding DNA-directed RNA polymerase subunit beta, with amino-acid sequence MVASSTSNNETATNPENAASRISFAKIHEPLDVPNLLALQTDSFDWLVGNERWKARVEKARETGEQGIATTSGLADIFEEISPIEDFQGTMSLSFSEPEFADPKYTMAECKDRDATYSAPLYVKAEFMNNNTGEIKQQTVFMGDFPLMTDKGTFVINGTERVVVSQLVRSPGAYFERTADKTSDKDIYTAKIIPSRGAWFELEIDKRDQVGVRLDRKRKQSVTVLLKALGWTEGQILETFGEYDSIRATLEKDPTETQEDALLDIYRKLRPGEPPTVEAAKTLLENLYFNPKRYDLAKVGRYKINRKLGIDKPLTDSDASVLNNDDIVAMIKFLVALHAGEKTVPGKRDGEDVEIRVEVDDIDHFGNRRIRAVGELIENQIRTGLSRMERVVRERMTTQDVEAITPQTLINIRPVVAAIKEFFGTSQLSQFMDQNNPLAGLTHKRRLSALGPGGLSRDRAGMEVRDVHPSHYGRMCPIETPEGPNIGLIGSLASYGRINAFGFIETPYRKVENGVVTDKVDYLTADDEVERTIAQANAPLRADQHFEEDLVLVRARGGSGEPVLVEPDEVEYMDVSPRQMVSVATALIPFLEHDDANRALMGANMQRQAVPLLRSERPVVGTGMEKYTAVDAGDSVTAKKPGVVTEVSADLVTVMNDDGTETSYPIMKFERSNQGNAYNQRVLVSEGARVEVNSIIADGPATDQGELALGKNLLVAFMSWEGHNYEDAIILSQRMVSDDVLTSIHIEEHEVDARDTKLGAEEITRDIPNVSEEVLSQLDERGIIHIGAEVEAGDILVGRVTPKGETELTPEERLLRAIFGEKSREVRDTSLKVPHGESGTVIGVRIFDRDNDDELPPGVNQLVRVYVAHKRKITDGDKLAGRHGNKGVISKILPIEDMPFMEDGTPVDIILNPLGVPGRMNVGQVLEIHLGWAAKQGWKIEGEPDWVKDLPNLPRETGPTTVATPVFDGASEDEITGLLDSTNVTRDGNRLIGASGKARMFDGRSGQPFPDPISVGYMYILKLHHLVDDKIHARSTGPYSMITQQPLGGKAQFGGQRFGEMEVWALEAYGAAYTLQELLTIKSDDIHGRVKVYEAIVKGENIPEPGVPESFKVLIKEMQSLCLNVEVLSTEGNTIEMRDSDEEVFRAAEELGIDLSRAEPSSVEEV; translated from the coding sequence TTGGTCGCCTCGAGCACCTCTAATAACGAAACCGCTACTAATCCGGAGAACGCAGCTTCCCGGATTTCATTCGCAAAGATTCACGAACCGCTTGACGTTCCCAATCTTCTTGCCCTGCAGACGGACAGCTTTGACTGGCTCGTCGGCAACGAGCGCTGGAAGGCCCGGGTCGAAAAGGCGCGGGAAACCGGCGAGCAGGGTATTGCAACCACGTCCGGCCTGGCCGACATCTTCGAGGAAATCTCCCCGATCGAAGACTTCCAGGGCACCATGTCCCTGAGCTTCTCGGAGCCGGAGTTTGCCGACCCGAAGTACACCATGGCTGAGTGCAAGGACCGGGACGCAACGTACTCGGCTCCGCTGTACGTTAAGGCCGAGTTCATGAACAACAACACGGGCGAAATCAAGCAGCAGACCGTGTTCATGGGCGACTTCCCCCTGATGACAGACAAGGGAACGTTCGTCATCAACGGCACCGAGCGTGTTGTTGTTTCCCAGCTGGTCCGTTCCCCGGGCGCCTACTTCGAGCGCACCGCGGACAAGACCAGTGACAAGGACATCTACACCGCGAAGATCATTCCTTCCCGCGGTGCCTGGTTCGAACTGGAAATCGACAAGCGCGACCAGGTCGGCGTCCGCCTTGACCGCAAGCGCAAGCAGTCGGTCACCGTCCTGCTGAAGGCACTGGGCTGGACTGAAGGCCAGATCCTCGAGACCTTCGGCGAATACGACTCCATCCGTGCCACCCTGGAAAAGGACCCCACGGAAACGCAGGAAGATGCCCTGCTGGACATCTACCGCAAGCTGCGACCGGGCGAGCCGCCCACGGTGGAAGCCGCCAAGACCCTGCTGGAGAACCTGTACTTCAACCCGAAGCGCTACGATCTCGCCAAGGTTGGCCGTTACAAGATCAACCGCAAGCTGGGCATCGACAAGCCGCTGACGGATTCCGATGCTTCGGTACTGAACAATGACGACATTGTCGCCATGATCAAGTTCCTGGTGGCACTGCACGCCGGTGAGAAGACGGTTCCGGGCAAGCGCGACGGCGAAGACGTCGAGATCCGCGTGGAGGTCGATGACATCGACCACTTCGGCAACCGCCGTATCCGCGCCGTCGGCGAACTGATCGAAAACCAGATCCGCACGGGCCTGTCCCGCATGGAGCGTGTGGTCCGCGAACGGATGACCACCCAGGACGTCGAGGCCATCACGCCGCAGACCCTGATCAACATCCGTCCCGTTGTGGCTGCCATCAAGGAGTTCTTCGGAACGTCCCAGCTCTCGCAGTTCATGGACCAGAACAACCCGCTGGCCGGCCTGACGCACAAGCGCCGCCTGTCCGCACTGGGCCCGGGCGGTCTGTCCCGTGACCGTGCAGGCATGGAAGTCCGAGACGTTCACCCGTCCCACTACGGCCGCATGTGCCCCATCGAAACCCCTGAAGGCCCGAACATCGGCCTGATCGGTTCGCTGGCTTCCTACGGCCGCATCAACGCCTTCGGCTTCATCGAAACCCCGTACCGCAAGGTCGAAAACGGCGTCGTCACCGACAAGGTCGATTACCTGACCGCCGATGACGAAGTAGAGCGCACCATTGCCCAGGCAAACGCTCCGCTGCGCGCCGACCAGCACTTCGAAGAGGACCTGGTCCTCGTTCGTGCCCGCGGCGGTTCCGGCGAGCCCGTTCTCGTCGAGCCGGACGAGGTCGAGTACATGGACGTCTCCCCGCGCCAGATGGTGTCGGTGGCTACCGCCCTGATTCCGTTCCTCGAGCACGACGACGCCAACCGCGCCCTCATGGGTGCGAACATGCAGCGCCAGGCTGTGCCGCTGCTCCGTTCCGAGCGCCCCGTAGTGGGCACCGGCATGGAGAAGTACACCGCAGTTGACGCCGGCGACTCCGTGACCGCGAAGAAGCCCGGTGTAGTCACCGAGGTTTCCGCTGACCTCGTCACCGTTATGAACGACGACGGCACCGAGACCAGCTACCCGATCATGAAGTTCGAGCGCTCCAACCAGGGCAACGCCTACAACCAGCGCGTGCTGGTCTCCGAAGGTGCCCGCGTTGAGGTCAACAGCATCATCGCCGACGGTCCCGCAACGGACCAGGGTGAACTGGCCCTTGGTAAGAACCTGCTCGTGGCATTCATGTCATGGGAAGGCCACAACTACGAAGATGCCATCATCCTGTCCCAGCGCATGGTCTCCGACGATGTCCTGACCTCGATCCACATTGAGGAGCACGAGGTTGACGCCCGCGACACCAAGCTTGGTGCCGAGGAAATCACCCGCGACATCCCGAACGTCTCCGAGGAAGTGCTGTCGCAGCTCGACGAGCGCGGCATCATCCACATCGGCGCCGAGGTTGAAGCCGGCGACATCCTGGTTGGCCGTGTCACCCCGAAGGGTGAAACGGAACTGACCCCCGAGGAGCGCCTGCTGCGCGCCATCTTCGGCGAGAAGAGCCGTGAAGTCCGCGACACCTCCCTGAAGGTTCCCCACGGCGAGTCCGGAACCGTCATCGGCGTGCGCATCTTCGACCGCGACAATGACGACGAGCTGCCCCCGGGCGTGAACCAGCTGGTCCGCGTGTACGTGGCACACAAGCGCAAGATCACGGACGGCGACAAGCTGGCCGGCCGCCACGGCAACAAGGGCGTCATCTCCAAGATCCTCCCGATCGAAGATATGCCGTTCATGGAAGACGGAACCCCCGTCGACATCATCCTGAACCCGCTGGGTGTTCCGGGCCGTATGAACGTCGGCCAGGTTCTGGAAATCCACCTGGGCTGGGCTGCCAAGCAGGGCTGGAAGATCGAGGGCGAGCCGGACTGGGTCAAGGACCTGCCGAACCTGCCGCGCGAGACCGGCCCCACCACGGTTGCCACCCCGGTGTTCGACGGTGCCAGTGAGGACGAAATCACCGGCCTGCTCGATTCCACCAACGTGACCCGTGACGGCAACCGCCTGATCGGTGCCTCGGGCAAGGCCCGGATGTTCGACGGCCGCTCCGGCCAGCCGTTCCCGGACCCGATCTCCGTGGGCTACATGTACATCCTGAAGCTCCACCACCTGGTGGATGACAAGATCCACGCCCGTTCCACCGGACCGTACTCCATGATCACGCAGCAGCCGCTGGGTGGTAAGGCACAGTTCGGCGGACAGCGCTTCGGTGAAATGGAAGTCTGGGCCCTGGAAGCGTACGGCGCGGCCTACACGCTGCAGGAACTGCTCACGATCAAGTCCGATGACATCCACGGCCGCGTGAAGGTCTACGAAGCCATCGTCAAGGGCGAGAACATCCCGGAGCCCGGTGTTCCGGAATCGTTCAAGGTCCTGATCAAGGAAATGCAGTCGCTCTGCCTGAATGTGGAAGTCCTCTCCACCGAGGGCAACACGATTGAAATGCGTGACTCGGATGAAGAAGTCTTCCGGGCCGCGGAAGAACTGGGTATCGATCTGTCCCGCGCAGAGCCGAGCTCAGTAGAAGAGGTTTAG
- a CDS encoding acetyl-CoA C-acetyltransferase codes for MSNSAAPAAAVPTEVVIVGGARTPQGRLNGQLAPFTAVDLGAFAISGALEKSGVPAADVDTVIMGHVVQAGCGQNPARQSSIKAGIGWDVPTVTINKVCLSGLAAVIDAARLIRGGEATVVVAGGQESMTRGPHLLPGSRQGWNYGNISAVDSVAHDGLTDAFDNDSMGISTERGNTKLAIKRLEQDEVAAASHQRAAAAMAAGIFDAEIVPVTVPQRKGEPLVLTSDEGVRPATTTESLAGLRPAFDPEGTITAGNSSPLSDGAAALVLTTRAYATEHGLEVLASVGMPGQVAGPDNTLHSQPSNALFAALERAGWNVPDLDFIEINEAFGAVAVQSLNELGMDLEQCNLHGGAIALGHPIGASGARLALTAAHELLRRGSGRAGVALCGGGGQGEALLLFREES; via the coding sequence ATGAGCAACTCCGCAGCCCCCGCGGCAGCAGTCCCTACCGAAGTGGTAATTGTCGGCGGCGCACGCACTCCCCAGGGCCGGCTCAACGGGCAGCTGGCCCCCTTTACCGCCGTTGACCTCGGAGCGTTCGCCATCAGCGGCGCCTTGGAGAAGTCCGGGGTTCCGGCGGCCGATGTCGACACCGTCATCATGGGCCATGTGGTCCAGGCCGGGTGCGGGCAGAACCCGGCCCGCCAGTCCTCCATTAAGGCGGGCATCGGCTGGGATGTCCCCACGGTCACCATCAACAAGGTCTGCCTCTCCGGCCTGGCCGCTGTTATTGATGCAGCCCGCCTGATCCGCGGCGGCGAGGCCACCGTGGTGGTGGCCGGCGGCCAGGAATCCATGACCCGCGGGCCGCACCTGCTGCCCGGCTCCCGCCAGGGCTGGAACTACGGGAACATTTCCGCAGTGGACTCAGTGGCACATGACGGCCTCACGGACGCCTTCGACAACGATTCGATGGGAATCTCCACCGAGCGCGGCAACACCAAGCTGGCCATCAAGCGGCTGGAACAGGACGAAGTGGCTGCGGCCTCCCACCAGCGGGCAGCGGCCGCCATGGCTGCCGGCATCTTCGACGCCGAGATCGTTCCGGTGACCGTGCCGCAGCGCAAGGGCGAGCCGCTGGTACTCACCAGCGACGAAGGCGTGCGGCCCGCGACCACCACGGAGTCCCTGGCCGGGCTGCGGCCGGCCTTCGATCCGGAGGGCACCATCACGGCCGGCAACTCCTCCCCGCTGTCGGACGGAGCTGCGGCCCTGGTACTCACCACGCGTGCCTACGCCACCGAGCACGGCTTGGAAGTCCTCGCGTCCGTCGGTATGCCGGGCCAGGTGGCCGGGCCGGACAACACCTTGCATTCCCAGCCTTCCAACGCCCTGTTCGCGGCACTGGAACGCGCCGGCTGGAATGTCCCGGATCTGGACTTCATCGAGATCAACGAGGCCTTCGGAGCCGTTGCCGTCCAGTCCCTGAACGAACTGGGCATGGACCTGGAGCAGTGCAACCTGCATGGCGGGGCCATTGCCCTGGGCCACCCGATCGGCGCTTCCGGTGCCCGGCTCGCCCTGACCGCTGCGCACGAGCTGCTCCGGCGGGGCTCGGGGCGTGCCGGGGTTGCCCTCTGCGGCGGCGGCGGGCAGGGTGAAGCCCTGCTGCTCTTCCGCGAAGAGTCCTAG
- the rplJ gene encoding 50S ribosomal protein L10 — protein sequence MATPTKVSAVEEITSDFKESTAAVLTEYRGLTVAQLKELRRSLGQDTKYSVVKNTLTGIAAKEAGIDAFDGQLSGPTAIAFIKGDAVAAAKSLTDFAKTNPQLVIKTGVFEGNALDASGVAALAALESREFQLARVAGVLKAPMSMLARTADALRMKLEEESGAPAAPAAEEAPAAAEEAPAAEAATEE from the coding sequence ACAAAGGTGTCAGCAGTCGAGGAAATCACCAGTGATTTCAAGGAGTCGACCGCTGCTGTCCTAACCGAATACCGCGGGCTCACCGTTGCACAGCTCAAGGAGCTGCGTCGTTCGCTCGGCCAGGACACCAAGTACTCGGTCGTCAAGAACACCCTGACTGGCATTGCAGCCAAGGAAGCCGGCATCGACGCGTTCGATGGCCAGCTTTCCGGACCTACTGCAATTGCCTTCATCAAGGGTGACGCAGTTGCAGCTGCAAAGAGCCTGACGGATTTTGCCAAGACCAACCCGCAGCTCGTCATCAAGACCGGTGTTTTCGAGGGCAACGCCCTGGATGCATCCGGTGTTGCAGCCCTGGCTGCTCTTGAATCCCGTGAGTTCCAGCTTGCACGCGTCGCCGGTGTCCTCAAGGCACCGATGTCCATGCTGGCCCGCACGGCAGATGCACTGCGCATGAAGCTCGAAGAGGAAAGCGGCGCTCCCGCTGCCCCCGCTGCGGAAGAGGCTCCGGCCGCCGCAGAAGAAGCTCCGGCCGCAGAAGCAGCCACCGAAGAGTAG